A region of the Variovorax sp. 54 genome:
GCCGCGCGCGCCGAGGTCTGCGGCCTGCCGCCGCGCCGCCGCCTGTGGACCACGCACCCCGCGCTCTACGGCTATTCGCCGAGCCTGCTGCCGCGACCGGCCGACTGGCCCGCCAACGCCGCCGTGTGCGGCCAGTGGCTCGCGCCCGCGCCCGACTGGCAGCCGCCGGCGGCGCTGCGCGACTTTCTCGCGGCCGGCGAGGCACCTGTCTACATCGGCTTCGGCAGCATGACGGGTTTCGACAAGGCGCGGCTGCTCGCAGCCCTCGTCGATGGCATGGCCGGCCGGCGCGCGGTGCTGCATCCCGGATGGAGCGGCCTCGATGGGGAGCAGCTGCCGCCGAATTTCCACGCCATCGGCGACACCCCGCACGACTGGCTGTTTCCGCAGATGGCGCTGGCGGTGCACCACGGCGGCTCGGGCACCAGCCACTCGGCCGCGCGCGCGGGCGTGCCCTCGGTGGTCGTGCCGTTCGCGGGCGACCAGGCGTTCTGGGCCCACCACCTCGCGCAGGCGGGTGTGGCACCGCCCGCGGTGGCGGGTGCCCGGTTCGGCGCTGACGACCTGGCGCGCGGCATCGCGTTCGCGCACGACCCGCAGGTGCGCGCGCGGGCCCGTGCGCTGGGCGAACGCATGCGCGCGGAAGACGGCCTGGGCATGGCCGTGCGCGCCATCGAGCAGATCCTGAGGCGTTAGCCGCGCTGCGGCGCCACGATGCCGAAGCGCTTCATGTGGCGGTACGCGGTGGCGCGGCTGATGCCGAGCGCCTGCGCGGCCCGCGCCACATGCCAACGGTGGCGCTGCAGCGCGTCGAGCAGGCGCGTGGCCTCGGCGGCGCTGTCGTCGTCGTTGTCGATCGCAGGGGGCGTGGCGTCGCGGTGGTCGAGCGATGGCCGATACGGCGCCAGGCGCAGCTCCTCGGGCGTGATGCTCGCGCCTGTGCAGAGCGCGAGCGCCAGCCGCAGCACATTGCGCAACTCGCGCAGATTGCCCGGCCAGTCATGCGCCATCAGCCGCAGCATCGCGGTCTCCGACAGCCGCGCGGTCGAGCCCATCGCCGCCGCTTCTTCGTGGAACATCGCTTCGATCAGATACCGCCGGTCGCGTCGCGCGCGCAGCGGCGGCAGCTTCAGCACCGCGCCGCACAGGCGGTAGTACAGGTCCTCGCGAAAGCGCCCGGCCGCGACCAGCGCCGACAGGTCGCGGTGCGTGGCCGCCACCACCGCAAGGTCCACGCGCTGCGGCGACTCGGCGCCCAGCGGCAGCACCTCGCCTTCGGACAGCACGCGCAGCAGCCGCGTCTGCAGCGCCATCGGCATGTCGCCGATCTCGTCGAGAAACAGCGTGCCGCGGTCGGCCTGCGCGATCAGTCCCTTCATGCCCTTGGCGCGGCCGCCGGTGAAACTGCCCGGCGTGTAGCCGAAGAGCTCGCTCTCGATCAGCGAATCGGGAATGGCCGCGCAGTTCACCGCCACAAAGGGCAGCGCCGCGCGCCGGCTCGCGCCATGCAGCGCGCGCGCAAGCACCTCCTTGCCGCTGCCGGTCTCACCCTCGACCAGCACATGGATGCCGCGGTCCACCAGCCGGCGCGCCTGCGCGATCAGCTGCTGCATCGCAGGATCGTCCTCGCCCGCGATGCGTTCGAGCGGCGGCAGGCGGTCCGAAGGTTGGGGCGCCGGTGATGCGGGCGCCGTGGCCGGCGAGCGCCGCAGGCGCGGCGCGATCAGCGAGGCGTGGTACTCGCCGCCACCGGGCAGCAGCACCGTGTGCGCGAAGGGCAGGGCGGATGCGCCGCCGTTGCCCAGGCGCCAGATCGCATCCATCGGCATATGCAGCAGCTCCGACACCGCGCCGCCCCGCAGGGGTTGCTGCAGCCCCGAGAAGACCTCGCGCGCGCCACCGTTGGCGCCCACCACCGTACCGCCATCGTCGAAGGCCAGCATCACCTCGCCCGCCACGTCGACCAGTCCGAAGGCGCTGCCCAGCCGCAAGATCCAGTGGCCGCGAAAGTGCCGCAGAAAGTCGGCGTCCTCGATCATCCGCGCGTACATCGACACCAGGTGCCGCACCAGGTGCTGGCTCTCGCGCGCCTCGGGCGAGCGCAGCGCCGACACGTCGAGGATGGCCGTGAGCTTGCCGCTGTGGTCGAACAGCGGCGCCGTCGTGCAGGTGAGCGCGATGTGCGTGGCGTCGAAGTGCTCGGTCTGGTGGCAGGTCATCGGCTGGCGCTCGATCAGGCAGGTGCCCACGCCGCAGGTGCCGGCGTGCGCCTCGTTCCAGTCGGCGCCCAGGTACAGGCCGGCGCGGCGCAGCTGGTCGTCCCAGGCCGGGTTGCCGATGTAGTCGACCGTGATGCCCTCGGCATCGGTCAGCAGCACCATGTAGCCCAGCTCGGCCACGCGGCGGTAGATGTCTTCCATGCCCGCACGCGCCGCGCGCAGAAAGTGCTCGAGCTGCTGCTGGTGCACGCGCACCTCCTGCGCCGGCAGGATGCGCGCCGGCGTCGGCCGCGACGGATCAAGCCCGTGGTCGCGCACGCAGCGTGCCCACGACTTGTGCACCAGGCTCGCCGCCGGATCGGCCAGCAGCGCCGTGCCGGTGGCGATCGAATAGACGTTGTCGATGTGGCGCGATTGCAGGGACGTCATGCGCAGCCTCGTGCGTGGGTGGGCGCGGCACGGGGAGAGGCTGCGCAGCCGGACATGATTCGGCTGTCGCACTGTCGCAGGAGAGAGGTGAAACCCGGTGGAACGGACGTGTTACTCCTGCACACAGCGAGAGCGGACGCGCGGCCCGCGCGTCGCTCACACGCCCAGCAGTTCCTCCAGCACCTTCGGCTCCGCCAGCAGTTCGGCCGACGCCCCATGCCGCACGATCTGCCCCTTCTCCATCACCACCGCCAGGTCCGTGTGCGCGAGCACCTTGCGGTAGTCGCGGTCGACGATCAGCGTGGCGATACCCGTCGCGCGGATCTCGCTGATCACGCGCCAGATCTCGGCCACGATCAGCGGCGCGAGGCCTTCGGTGGCTTCGTCGAGGATCAAGAGGCGCGGATTGGTCATGAGCGCGCGGCCGATGGACAGCATCTGCTGCTCGCCGCCCGACAGCTGCTGGCCGCCGTGCGAGAGCCGCTCCGACAGGCGCGGGAAGGTGGCCATCACGCGGTCGAAAGTCCAGGCGCGCTGGCCGTCGGCGCCGGCGCGTTCGCTCATCACGAGGTTCTCGCGCACCGACAGGTTCGGAAAGATGCCGCGGCCCTCGGGCACGTAGCCGATGCCCAGGCGCGCCATCTTCTCGGGCGGCAGGCCGGTGACGGTGCGGCCGTCGACCTGCACCTCGCCTGAAGCCGGACGCACGTAGCCCATGACCGTGCGGATGAGCGTGGTCTTGCCCATGCCGTTGCGCCCGAGCAGGCCGACCGAGGTCGCCGCGGGAATGCCGGCGTGCACGCCGCGCAGGATGTGGCTGTTGCCGTAGTAGGTGTTGAGGTCGCGAACGATCAGCATTTTCAGTGTTGCTCCTCGCCGAGGTAGGCCGTGCGCACTTCGGGGTTCTCGCGGATCGACTTCGGGTCGCCCGTGGCGATGACGGTGCCGTTCACCATCACCGTGATGCGGTCGGCGATGCGGAACACGGCGTCCATGTCGTGCTCCACCAGCAGGATGGCGTGCGTGGCCTTCAGCCGCGCAAGCAAAGTGAGCATGCGGTCGGTTTCTTCGGCGCCCATGCCGGCGAGCGGCTCGTCGAGCAGCAGCACGCGCGGGTGGGTGGCCAGGCACATCGCCACTTCGAGCTGGCGTTGCGCGCCGTGGCTCAGCGTGCCGGCGATGCGTCGGGCTTCGGCCGTGAGGCCGGCGGCGTCGAGCGCGGCGTCGGCCGACGCGTTGCTGGTGGCGCAGCGCTGCGACGACTGCCAGATCGCCCACGGTTTGGCCGTGGCGGCCTGCGCGGCGAGGCGGCAGTTCTCGTGCACGCTGAACTCCGGGAAGATGGTGGTGCGCTGGTAGCTGCGGCCCACGCCGTCGCGGGCGCGGCGCGACTGCGCACGCGCGGTGATGTCCACGCCGTCGAGCGCGATGCGGCCTTCGGAGGCCTCGATCTCGCCCGAGAGCATGTTGATGAGCGTCGACTTGCCGGCGCCGTTGGTGCCGATCACCGCATGCACTTCGCCGATGTGCAGGTCGAGCGTGACGGCGTTGACGGCGGTGAGGCCGCCGAAGCGGCGGGTGAGGCCGGCGACGGAAAGAAGGGCCGAGGTGTTCATTGTCTTGCTCCCTCTCCCCTCGGGGAGAGGGTTGGGGTGAGGGCATGGGGCGGTAAAAATCGCGGGTCGGTGGACAGGCCGACAGCCCTCACCCTAATCCTCTCCCGCAAGCGGGAGAGGGGACGAATACCGAACGCGGGAGCGGTCATGGGGCCTCCTTCGGCGACAGCCGTTTCACCAAACCGATCAGCCCCTTCGGCAGCAACGCCACGAACACGATGATCGCAATGCCCAGCGTGAGTTGCCAGTGATCCGCCAGCGGCCCCATCACCGCATGCGTCGAGAAGACTTCCTTCAGCAGCGTGAAGGCCACGGCGCCGATCACCGCGCCGCGCAGGTGGCCGAGGCCGCCCAGGATCACCATCAGCAGCACCTCGCCGGAGTTGTGCCAGGCCATCAGTTCGGGGTTGACCACGCCGTCGCGCGAGGCCAGCAGGAAGCCTGCGAGCCCGGCCAGCGCGCCCGCGAGCACGAAGGCCGCGAGCTTGTAGCCGTACACCGGAAAGCCGGCGGCACGCATGCGCTGCTCGTTCACGCGGATGCCCGCGAGCGCCGCGCCGAAGCGCGAGCGGCGCACCAGCGCGAGCAGGCCGTAGGTGAACACCAGCGCGGCCAGCACCACATAGAACAGCACGCTGCGGTTCTCCATGTCGAGCGCGCCGAGGGCCGGGCGCACGTACAGGTAGATGCCGTCGCTGCCGCCGCCGACCTTGGTGTCGTGGAACACGAAGAAGGCCATCTGCGCGAAGGCCAGCGTGACCATGATGAAGTACACGCCGCGCGTGCGCAGGCTCAGCGCGCCGACGAACAGCGCATAGAGCGCCGCCGCGCCCATCGACAGCACCAGCAGCACCGCGAAGTTGCCGCCCTCGCTGCCCGAGGCCAGCACGGTGACGTACGCACCGATGCCGTAGAAGGCCGCATGGCCCAGGCTCACGAGCCCGGTCATGCCCACCAGCAGCTCCAGGCTGAGTGCGAAGATCGACAAAATCATCACCTTGACGATGAAGTCCGACGCGTAGTTGCCCAGCAGCGGACCGGCCACGGCGAGGGCGATGGCGCACAGCACGGGCACGACGAAGGCGCCGCGCCGCGGCGACGAAGACACAGACGCAACCACGGGGCTCATGGCCGCCTCCCCATCAAGCCTTCGGGCTTCCAGATCAGCACGATGGCCATCAGCAGGTAGATGCCGATGCCGCTGAGGTCGGCGAAGAACACCTTGCCGAAGGTGTCGACAAAGCCCACCAGCAGCGAGGCCACGAGCGCCCCGGTGATCGAGCCGATGCCGCCGATCACCACGAGCACGAAGCAGATGATGAGCACGCTCGCGCCCATGTTCGGGTACACCGAGGACATCGGCGCGGCGATCATGCCGGCGAGCGCCGCGAGCGCCACGCCGGCCGCGAACACGATGCGGTACAGCCGCTTCACATCGATGCCCAGGCCGCGCACCATGTCGCGGTTGCTGGCGCCGGCGCGGATCATCATGCCCAGGCGCGTGCGGTTCACCACGTAGTACAGGCCCACGGCCAGCACGATGCAGGCGGCCGAGGCGAACAGGCGATACCAGGGGTAGCTCATGACGTTGCCCAGTGCGAAGCTGCCGTCGAGCCACGCGGGCACCTTCACGCCGTGCACGTCGTTGCCCACGAAGATGGAGCGCAGCTCCTCGAACACCAGGATGAGACCGTAGGTCATGAGCACCTGCTGCAGGTGGTCGCGCTGGTAGAGGTAGCTGAAGAAGGCCCACTCCAGCACGTAGCCGAAGATCGCGGCCAGCACCACGCCGGCCACCAGCATCAGCAGAAACTGGTCGCCGAACAGCGGCGCCAGCGAGAACGCCAGGTAGGCGCCGATCATGTAGAAGCTCCCGTGCGCGAGGTTGATGACGCCCATGATCCCGAAGATCAGCGTCAGCCCCGAGGCCACGAGAAAGAGCAGCAGGCCGTACTGAACGGAGTTCAGGCACTGCACGAGAAAGGTTCCGAAATCCACCGTGAGATCCCAGTTGGTTGTGGTTGCCGCAAGGCGGCTCGCAGCCCTGAACTCGGTCAGGGCCGCGAGGGAACGAGAGAGAACCGAAGGCCCGTGGCCTTACTTACATCCGGCAGCCGCGAGCGGGGTCAGACAGGCCCTTGATGGCCGTGCTCACCAGCTTGTTTTCCTTGCCCTCGACCTTGCGCAGGTAGATGTCCTGCACCGGGTTGTGCGACTTGCTCACCGTGAAGGTGCCGCGCGGGCTGTCGATCTTCGCCTTCTCGATCGCGCCCGTGAACTCGGCCTTCTTCGAGATGTCGCCCTTGGTGGCGTTCAAGCCCACGCCCAGCATCTGCGCGGCGTCGTAGCCCTGCACCGCGTACACGTCGGGCTGCAGCTTGAACGACTTGGCATAGGCCACGCGGAAGGCGTTGTCGCGCGGGGTGTTCAGGCCGTCGGCGTAGTGCAGCGTGGTGAGCATGCCTTGCGCCGATTCGCCCTGCGCGTCGAGCGTGCCGTCGGTCAGGAAGCCGGGGCCGTACAGCGGGATGGTCTTGTTCAGGCCGGCGGCCTGGTAGTCCTTGACGAACTTCACCGCACCGCCGCCCGCGAAGAAGGCGTACACCGCATCGGGCTTGGCCGCGGCGATCTCGGTCAGCAGCGCCTGGAACTCCACGTTGGGGAAGGGCAGGGTGAGCTGCTTGTCGACCTTGCCGCCGTTCTTCTCGAAGCCTTCCTTGAAGCCGTTGACCGACTCTTCGCCGGCCGCGTACTTCCAGGTGATGGTCATCACCTTCTTCTTGCCCTGCTGCTTGGCCGCCACTTCGCCCATGGCGAAAGCCGGCTGCCAGTTGCTGAACGAGCTGCGGAAGATGTTGGGCGCGCACATGGGGCCCGTCACCGCGTCGGCGCCGGCGTTCGGCACGATGAGCACGGTGCCGCTTTCCTTGGCGGCCTTGGCCATGGCCATCGCCACGCCCGAGTGCACGGTGCCGACGATCACGTCGACGTTGTCGCGCTTGATGAGCTTGTTGACGTTGTCGGTGGCCTTGGCGGGGTCGG
Encoded here:
- a CDS encoding glycosyltransferase; amino-acid sequence: MKIAVLTYGTEGDARPLAALCRALDDAGHASVLLADATTLGAAERLGVRSQALAGDIRQALGGVIAQGDKPAAAAKALADIANANATPWLRQTVETAQGCDAIVCAGLAAFVGLSAAEALGVPAIGAGMFPLTPTAAFASPFLPPARVPRFLNRASHHLVNGLLWRAFRPAVNAARAEVCGLPPRRRLWTTHPALYGYSPSLLPRPADWPANAAVCGQWLAPAPDWQPPAALRDFLAAGEAPVYIGFGSMTGFDKARLLAALVDGMAGRRAVLHPGWSGLDGEQLPPNFHAIGDTPHDWLFPQMALAVHHGGSGTSHSAARAGVPSVVVPFAGDQAFWAHHLAQAGVAPPAVAGARFGADDLARGIAFAHDPQVRARARALGERMRAEDGLGMAVRAIEQILRR
- a CDS encoding branched-chain amino acid ABC transporter permease translates to MDFGTFLVQCLNSVQYGLLLFLVASGLTLIFGIMGVINLAHGSFYMIGAYLAFSLAPLFGDQFLLMLVAGVVLAAIFGYVLEWAFFSYLYQRDHLQQVLMTYGLILVFEELRSIFVGNDVHGVKVPAWLDGSFALGNVMSYPWYRLFASAACIVLAVGLYYVVNRTRLGMMIRAGASNRDMVRGLGIDVKRLYRIVFAAGVALAALAGMIAAPMSSVYPNMGASVLIICFVLVVIGGIGSITGALVASLLVGFVDTFGKVFFADLSGIGIYLLMAIVLIWKPEGLMGRRP
- a CDS encoding ABC transporter substrate-binding protein gives rise to the protein MTNLRTARLALTAIAFAALATAAGAQGTGKLKVGLMLPYSGTYTALGVAIENGFKLYVEQQGGKLAGREIEYFKVDDESDPAKATDNVNKLIKRDNVDVIVGTVHSGVAMAMAKAAKESGTVLIVPNAGADAVTGPMCAPNIFRSSFSNWQPAFAMGEVAAKQQGKKKVMTITWKYAAGEESVNGFKEGFEKNGGKVDKQLTLPFPNVEFQALLTEIAAAKPDAVYAFFAGGGAVKFVKDYQAAGLNKTIPLYGPGFLTDGTLDAQGESAQGMLTTLHYADGLNTPRDNAFRVAYAKSFKLQPDVYAVQGYDAAQMLGVGLNATKGDISKKAEFTGAIEKAKIDSPRGTFTVSKSHNPVQDIYLRKVEGKENKLVSTAIKGLSDPARGCRM
- a CDS encoding ABC transporter ATP-binding protein: MLIVRDLNTYYGNSHILRGVHAGIPAATSVGLLGRNGMGKTTLIRTVMGYVRPASGEVQVDGRTVTGLPPEKMARLGIGYVPEGRGIFPNLSVRENLVMSERAGADGQRAWTFDRVMATFPRLSERLSHGGQQLSGGEQQMLSIGRALMTNPRLLILDEATEGLAPLIVAEIWRVISEIRATGIATLIVDRDYRKVLAHTDLAVVMEKGQIVRHGASAELLAEPKVLEELLGV
- a CDS encoding sigma-54-dependent Fis family transcriptional regulator — translated: MTSLQSRHIDNVYSIATGTALLADPAASLVHKSWARCVRDHGLDPSRPTPARILPAQEVRVHQQQLEHFLRAARAGMEDIYRRVAELGYMVLLTDAEGITVDYIGNPAWDDQLRRAGLYLGADWNEAHAGTCGVGTCLIERQPMTCHQTEHFDATHIALTCTTAPLFDHSGKLTAILDVSALRSPEARESQHLVRHLVSMYARMIEDADFLRHFRGHWILRLGSAFGLVDVAGEVMLAFDDGGTVVGANGGAREVFSGLQQPLRGGAVSELLHMPMDAIWRLGNGGASALPFAHTVLLPGGGEYHASLIAPRLRRSPATAPASPAPQPSDRLPPLERIAGEDDPAMQQLIAQARRLVDRGIHVLVEGETGSGKEVLARALHGASRRAALPFVAVNCAAIPDSLIESELFGYTPGSFTGGRAKGMKGLIAQADRGTLFLDEIGDMPMALQTRLLRVLSEGEVLPLGAESPQRVDLAVVAATHRDLSALVAAGRFREDLYYRLCGAVLKLPPLRARRDRRYLIEAMFHEEAAAMGSTARLSETAMLRLMAHDWPGNLRELRNVLRLALALCTGASITPEELRLAPYRPSLDHRDATPPAIDNDDDSAAEATRLLDALQRHRWHVARAAQALGISRATAYRHMKRFGIVAPQRG
- a CDS encoding branched-chain amino acid ABC transporter permease, coding for MSPVVASVSSSPRRGAFVVPVLCAIALAVAGPLLGNYASDFIVKVMILSIFALSLELLVGMTGLVSLGHAAFYGIGAYVTVLASGSEGGNFAVLLVLSMGAAALYALFVGALSLRTRGVYFIMVTLAFAQMAFFVFHDTKVGGGSDGIYLYVRPALGALDMENRSVLFYVVLAALVFTYGLLALVRRSRFGAALAGIRVNEQRMRAAGFPVYGYKLAAFVLAGALAGLAGFLLASRDGVVNPELMAWHNSGEVLLMVILGGLGHLRGAVIGAVAFTLLKEVFSTHAVMGPLADHWQLTLGIAIIVFVALLPKGLIGLVKRLSPKEAP
- a CDS encoding ABC transporter ATP-binding protein; translated protein: MNTSALLSVAGLTRRFGGLTAVNAVTLDLHIGEVHAVIGTNGAGKSTLINMLSGEIEASEGRIALDGVDITARAQSRRARDGVGRSYQRTTIFPEFSVHENCRLAAQAATAKPWAIWQSSQRCATSNASADAALDAAGLTAEARRIAGTLSHGAQRQLEVAMCLATHPRVLLLDEPLAGMGAEETDRMLTLLARLKATHAILLVEHDMDAVFRIADRITVMVNGTVIATGDPKSIRENPEVRTAYLGEEQH